Sequence from the [Bacteroides] pectinophilus genome:
AATCAATGCATTTATAAAAGGAGCATCAGAAAAGAATGAAATTGAAATCATTGAACCTGACAAACTCAACATTGCACCATGCAAGGGATGTGGTGTCTGTCAATGCTCTAAGGGATGCGTCGATAAGGATGATACAAATCCTACAATTGATAAAATTGCTGCCGCAGATATGATTCTTTTTGCTACACCAGTTTATTGGTGGGGAATGTCAGCACAATTGAAACTTATCATTGATAAGTGCTACTGCCGTGGATTGCAGTTAAAAAATAAAAAAGTTGGCACGATTGTTGTAGGCGGTTCTCCCGTAGACAGTATCCAGTATGAGCTGATTGATAAGCAGTTTGACTGTATGGCAAAATATCTTTCATGGGATATGCTTTTCAAAAAATCATATTACGCAACAGCCAGAGATGAACTTGAAAAAAACAAGGATTCCATGAACGAACTTGAGGGGATCGGAAAAAATTTATAAAGCACGTTCCAAATTCCAATTTGTTAAATTCAATTCCACTATCCTCCCCATGTTCCCTTGTAACTTATCCACAATATCAGTTCATTATAAAAATCTTAGATTTTTGTCTTGAAACTGAGCCACTATAGAGTAACGATATATGAAAAAGATGTGAGAGGGAAATCATGAAGGTTGAAACATTATCAGAAAAAGATATCAATGCGATTGGGCATGCATTCGGTTATTATGAATATGCACAGGGCGAGAAGGGGCTTGTTTCCGCATACAGCAGCAAAGACGCAGTCGTCAGTTATATCAACGGCTATGTGGAAATGGTACTGCAGGCAGGTATGCTTTATACAACCGGTCCGCAGCAGGAAGCATTTATTGCCTATAAGCGCTGTGATGAAAAAGTGGGACTGAAGGCAGGTCAAAAGCTGATAAAAGGGATGTTTGCAGGATCATCCTTTGGTGAAGTGGTACGGATGCTCAGCATTCTCGGAAGCGGTGGATCATCTTCCATTGAAAAGAAACTGAAAAAGAAAAAACAAAAATACCTGTTTGTCGGATTGGTATGTGTGCGGGAAGAATACCAGGGGCAAGGCTATATGAGGAAAGCGCTGGAGCTTGCGTTTGCCGAGGGCAACAGACTGGGACTCCCGGTCGTACTGGATACCGATGCCAAACTGAAAAGTGATAAATACAGACACCTTGGCATGGAACTGGCAGGCGTCCGTACCTGCAAAAACGGCAGTAAATTATACGAACTGATCAAATATCCTGATTCCACGGTCTAATGAAATTAAAAATCATACACTGTCTAATGAAACTGGAAGTTGTATTATTGAATAAAATGGAGATTTTGATATGAAAGACAGGGCAAACAAGGGTTATTGGCAACGACTTGCAAAAATATATGCACCTTTGATGGAGTCAGATAAGAAATTTTATAATGCAATCTGCGGATATATTAGAGATTATCTCAAATCTGATATGAATGTATTAGAATTAGCTTGTGGAACAGGGCAGCTATCTTTCCCATTGTCTGATTGTACTAATAGCTGGACGGCAACCGATTTTTCGGAAAATATGATTAAGCAAGCGAAAAGGAGAGGTACAACAGAAAAACTTAGTTTTTGCGTAGCCGATGCAACGGCACTTTCATATGAGAATGAAAATTTTGATTGTGTAGTAATTTCAAATGCACTGCACATTATGCCAGAGCCTGAAAAAGCAATGCAGGGAATTCGTAGAGTATTAAAAAAAGATGGTATTTTGTACGCACCAACCTTCTTATGGGCAGAGAAAAAATCAAGTGGTTTACGAAAGCGATTGATGTCTATTACAGGATTTAAAGCATACAAAGAATGGAACAAGGAAAATTTTTGTGAGTTTATTACGGATTATGGCTTTACAGTCGTCAAAGTGAATTTGGTGGATGGCGGTTTAGCTCCTGTTGGAGTCTTGATTGCGAAAAAAACTAATTATTAAATCCCAGTTGATATTTCACATATTTTAGGAAATTTAATAACTGTTATATTTAATTATCAAATTCTTCGCAAACCCTTGAAAATACTAAGTTTGTAGCAAGTGAGCTTTCCCTTACTCTTTCCCTTGTGTTATATTCTCACATTGGTTTTCATGAACCTTAATATGGGAAAAAATAAGGGAAAGAAAATTTCATAACACAGTATAACAATAACGACATGGTGAACTGATTGAAATGTTTTCGATATTTAACTCTATAACTGATTATTAAAAGAAAATGGAGATAAGATACGATGAGAACAATTTATGCAGAATACAACATAAATCACGATAGTATTGATGTTTACACAAGTGCCGGATATATGCTTCGCATTGATTGCTGGAAAGCTGAAAAAAATCTAAAAACCACATACGGATCAGAATGTGCGCTTACTTCATTGGCTGTGGATGAGCCTTTGGAATATGCAAGATTATATCTTGAGGGTAATTTACAGATGTGGGTAGATGCAGAAGACTCACTAGAGTTATAATCCTTATCCATATAAATAATATGCAAATATATATCCCATCAATATAGCGAATATACTGAAATAAAAGTATCTTTATAATCAATTTTAACCAAAAGAATATGTTCTTAGAGGAGGTGTCTCCCGAAAGAACATATTCTTCTATTATGGGTAATTATAAATATAGAACATGCTTTTCTTGTGCTACAATTTCTTCACTATGAGTTACAACAATAACTGTTTTTCCCTGTTCACTTAACTCATGCAATATATTCATAACAATCTCACTATTTTTTTTGTCTAAGGAACCAGTTGGTTCGTCTGCTAATACAATCGAACATTTCTTTAGCATTAAACGAGCTAACGCAACTCTCTGCTGTTCGCCACCAGATAATTGATAGACTTTTTTGTTAATTACTTTCTGTAAACCAACTTTTTCAAGAGCTTCATTTATTGAAATATCCGTTCTACCTGATTTTTTTATTATTTCTAGATTTTCTTTTACTGTTTTGTTTTCCAAAAGGGCAAAATTTTGAAATAAAAATCCAACAACTTCTTTGAAATATTTCTGCTTTTTTCCTTTTTTTGCCACATCAAAACCATTCACAATAATAGAACCTTTGTCAGGAGTTTCAATACCTCCAATCATATTAAGTAAAGTACTTTTTCCGCATCCACTTTCGCCACTAATTACCAAAAAACGGCTATCTGGAATTTCCAAATGAAAATTTTTGAACAAAATTTTATCATTATATGCTTTGCATAGATTTTCAATTGTTATCATAAGCAACCTCCTTTTAATGATTTCGGTATGTTTGTTTTTTCAACAATTGTGATATTAAAGAAAATAATTGTAAATTCTATTAGTGCCATAAATGAACTAACAAGAATGCTAATTCCTACTTCAGTCTGTACCGATAATAAAGAATAGATAAGCATACCTACTAATATCACAAAATTTTCCACTACAATCATTTTAAGAAGTGTTTTGTGCCGTTC
This genomic interval carries:
- a CDS encoding flavodoxin family protein, with the protein product MKIVIINGSARKGNTLTAINAFIKGASEKNEIEIIEPDKLNIAPCKGCGVCQCSKGCVDKDDTNPTIDKIAAADMILFATPVYWWGMSAQLKLIIDKCYCRGLQLKNKKVGTIVVGGSPVDSIQYELIDKQFDCMAKYLSWDMLFKKSYYATARDELEKNKDSMNELEGIGKNL
- a CDS encoding N-acetyltransferase, translating into MKVETLSEKDINAIGHAFGYYEYAQGEKGLVSAYSSKDAVVSYINGYVEMVLQAGMLYTTGPQQEAFIAYKRCDEKVGLKAGQKLIKGMFAGSSFGEVVRMLSILGSGGSSSIEKKLKKKKQKYLFVGLVCVREEYQGQGYMRKALELAFAEGNRLGLPVVLDTDAKLKSDKYRHLGMELAGVRTCKNGSKLYELIKYPDSTV
- a CDS encoding class I SAM-dependent methyltransferase — translated: MKDRANKGYWQRLAKIYAPLMESDKKFYNAICGYIRDYLKSDMNVLELACGTGQLSFPLSDCTNSWTATDFSENMIKQAKRRGTTEKLSFCVADATALSYENENFDCVVISNALHIMPEPEKAMQGIRRVLKKDGILYAPTFLWAEKKSSGLRKRLMSITGFKAYKEWNKENFCEFITDYGFTVVKVNLVDGGLAPVGVLIAKKTNY
- a CDS encoding DUF6061 family protein, which produces MRTIYAEYNINHDSIDVYTSAGYMLRIDCWKAEKNLKTTYGSECALTSLAVDEPLEYARLYLEGNLQMWVDAEDSLEL
- a CDS encoding ATP-binding cassette domain-containing protein, which produces MITIENLCKAYNDKILFKNFHLEIPDSRFLVISGESGCGKSTLLNMIGGIETPDKGSIIVNGFDVAKKGKKQKYFKEVVGFLFQNFALLENKTVKENLEIIKKSGRTDISINEALEKVGLQKVINKKVYQLSGGEQQRVALARLMLKKCSIVLADEPTGSLDKKNSEIVMNILHELSEQGKTVIVVTHSEEIVAQEKHVLYL